In Kitasatospora sp. NBC_00240, the following are encoded in one genomic region:
- a CDS encoding MHYT domain-containing protein → MGTMHHFSFGWLTPTLSYLMACVGAALGLRCTLRALSATGASRRNWLLTAAAAIGSGIWTMHFVAMFGFTVDGSELRYNVPLTFLSLVVAVLVTGLGVFVVGHGRHRGRSLLLGGLTTGLGVAAMHYLGMAAVRIHGGIAYDPGTVGLSVLIAVGAATVALWAAVTIRNVVAAGGASLVMGIAVTCMHYTGMAAVHVHMEPARTALGGAAPMEFVFPLAVGLGSFLFLTSAFVALSPTVQERAAYAEATELTIEEFHPGEPAGHTAV, encoded by the coding sequence ATGGGCACCATGCACCACTTCAGTTTCGGCTGGCTGACCCCCACGCTCTCCTACCTGATGGCCTGCGTCGGCGCCGCGCTCGGCCTGCGCTGCACCCTGAGGGCGCTCTCCGCCACCGGCGCCTCCCGCCGCAACTGGCTGCTCACCGCGGCCGCCGCGATCGGCTCCGGCATCTGGACCATGCACTTCGTCGCGATGTTCGGATTCACCGTGGACGGCAGCGAGCTGCGCTACAACGTGCCGCTGACCTTCCTGAGCCTGGTCGTCGCCGTGCTGGTCACCGGTCTCGGGGTGTTCGTGGTCGGCCACGGCCGCCACCGGGGCCGCTCGTTGCTGCTCGGCGGCCTCACCACCGGCCTCGGGGTCGCCGCGATGCACTACCTCGGGATGGCGGCCGTCCGCATCCACGGCGGCATCGCCTACGACCCGGGCACGGTCGGCCTCTCGGTGCTGATCGCGGTCGGCGCCGCCACCGTCGCCCTCTGGGCCGCCGTCACCATCCGCAACGTGGTCGCGGCCGGCGGCGCCTCGCTGGTGATGGGAATCGCGGTGACCTGCATGCACTACACCGGCATGGCCGCCGTGCACGTCCACATGGAGCCCGCCCGCACCGCCCTCGGCGGAGCCGCGCCGATGGAGTTCGTCTTCCCGCTGGCCGTCGGTCTCGGCTCCTTCCTCTTCCTCACCTCCGCCTTCGTCGCGCTCTCCCCGACCGTCCAGGAGCGCGCCGCCTACGCGGAGGCCACCGAGCTGACGATCGAGGAGTTCCACCCGGGGGAGCCGGCCGGCCACACCGCCGTCTGA
- a CDS encoding DUF742 domain-containing protein: MVRPYAMTKGRTRPGGREFDLIALVVSDLGADGGPDGRELPAGPEQGLILDLCRGNALSVAEIAADLDLPLGVVRVLLGDLLDAELIRVSRPVPPALLPDEHILQEVVNGLRAL; encoded by the coding sequence ATGGTCCGCCCGTACGCGATGACCAAGGGCCGCACCAGGCCGGGCGGCCGCGAGTTCGACCTGATCGCGCTGGTCGTCAGCGACCTCGGGGCCGACGGCGGCCCCGACGGCCGGGAGCTCCCGGCCGGCCCCGAACAGGGCCTGATCCTGGACCTCTGCCGGGGCAACGCCCTCTCCGTGGCCGAGATCGCCGCCGATCTCGACCTGCCGCTCGGTGTCGTCCGGGTGCTGCTCGGCGACCTGCTGGACGCCGAGCTGATCCGGGTCAGCCGGCCCGTCCCGCCCGCCCTGCTCCCCGACGAGCACATCCTCCAGGAGGTCGTCAATGGACTCCGTGCGCTGTGA
- the modA gene encoding molybdate ABC transporter substrate-binding protein: MTTSTRRLAVAAAAALALSLGVTACGSDGGKTGADAATTPAGSAPAAAAPKLSGEVNVFAAASLTGTFTELGKKFEANYPGVKVKFNFGGSSALAQSINSGAPADVFAAASTSTMKTVSDAGGVNGAAANFVRNTLTIAVPKGNPKHVATLKDLTTPGVKVALCAKEVPCGSAAVTALKAAGVDLTPVTLEQDVKGALTKVELGEVDASLVYRTDVKADAAKIDGVDFPEAEKAVNDYPIAALAKAPNKDGAAAFVAYIQSAEAKQVLTAAGFQAP; the protein is encoded by the coding sequence ATGACCACCAGCACCCGCAGACTCGCCGTCGCTGCCGCAGCGGCCCTCGCTCTCAGCCTCGGGGTCACCGCCTGCGGCAGCGACGGCGGAAAGACCGGCGCCGACGCCGCCACCACCCCGGCCGGCTCCGCCCCCGCCGCCGCGGCCCCCAAGCTCTCCGGCGAGGTCAACGTCTTCGCGGCCGCCTCCCTCACCGGCACCTTCACCGAGCTGGGCAAGAAGTTCGAGGCGAACTACCCGGGCGTCAAGGTCAAGTTCAACTTCGGCGGCAGCTCCGCGCTGGCCCAGAGCATCAACTCCGGTGCCCCCGCCGACGTGTTCGCCGCCGCCAGCACCAGCACCATGAAGACCGTCAGCGACGCGGGCGGCGTCAACGGCGCCGCCGCCAACTTCGTCCGCAACACGCTGACCATCGCCGTGCCCAAGGGCAACCCCAAGCACGTCGCCACGCTCAAGGACCTCACCACCCCCGGTGTGAAGGTCGCGCTCTGCGCGAAGGAGGTCCCCTGCGGCTCCGCGGCCGTGACCGCCCTCAAGGCGGCCGGCGTCGACCTCACCCCGGTCACCCTGGAGCAGGACGTCAAGGGCGCGCTCACCAAGGTCGAGCTGGGCGAGGTCGACGCCTCGCTGGTCTACAGGACCGATGTGAAGGCCGACGCCGCGAAGATCGACGGCGTGGACTTCCCCGAGGCCGAGAAGGCCGTCAACGACTACCCGATCGCCGCGCTCGCCAAGGCGCCGAACAAGGACGGCGCCGCCGCCTTCGTCGCCTACATCCAGTCGGCCGAGGCCAAGCAGGTGCTGACCGCGGCGGGCTTCCAGGCCCCGTGA
- a CDS encoding cation:dicarboxylase symporter family transporter, with product MTIAGAGNGRRRDRTHHLYLAVIAAVVAGIAVGLLAPGFAVELKPVGTGFVNLIKMMISPVIFCTIVLGVGSVTKAAQVGRVGGLALGYFLTMSTVALGIGLVVGNLLEPGSGLHLTQALTKAAHAQAAAGEAQNTTDFLLGIIPTTMLSALTEGKVLQTLLVALLAGFALQAMGAAGAPVLRGVEHVQRLVFRVMSMIMWAAPIGAFGAMAAVVGATGTAALKSLAVIMIGFYLTCALFVVVVLGLLLRLVAGVNVFALLRYLGREFLLILSTSSSESALPRLIAKMEHLGVSRPVVGITVPTGYSFNLDGTAIYLTMASIFISEAMDKPMSIGQQLSLLLFMVIASKGAAGVTGAGLATLAGGLQSHKPELVDGVGLIVGIDRFMSEARALTNFAGNAVATVLIGHWTKEIDHDRAREVLAGRLPFDEQTLVDSHAADPQAQVPVQGSAPGQEKLTA from the coding sequence ATGACGATCGCCGGGGCAGGAAACGGGAGACGACGGGACCGCACGCACCACCTCTACCTCGCGGTGATCGCGGCGGTGGTCGCGGGCATCGCGGTCGGGCTGCTGGCGCCCGGCTTCGCGGTGGAGCTGAAGCCGGTCGGGACGGGCTTCGTCAACCTCATCAAGATGATGATCAGCCCGGTGATCTTCTGCACCATCGTGCTGGGCGTCGGCTCGGTCACCAAGGCCGCCCAGGTCGGCCGGGTCGGCGGCCTCGCCCTCGGCTACTTCCTCACCATGTCGACCGTCGCCCTGGGCATCGGCCTGGTGGTGGGCAACCTCCTGGAGCCCGGCTCCGGCCTGCACCTCACCCAGGCCCTCACCAAGGCCGCGCACGCCCAGGCCGCCGCCGGCGAGGCCCAGAACACCACCGACTTCCTGCTCGGCATCATCCCGACCACCATGCTGTCCGCCCTCACCGAGGGCAAGGTGCTGCAGACCCTGCTGGTCGCGCTGCTGGCCGGCTTCGCCCTGCAGGCGATGGGCGCCGCCGGCGCGCCGGTGCTGCGCGGCGTCGAGCACGTCCAGCGGCTGGTCTTCCGGGTGATGTCGATGATCATGTGGGCGGCCCCGATCGGCGCCTTCGGCGCGATGGCGGCGGTGGTCGGCGCCACCGGCACGGCCGCACTGAAGAGCCTCGCCGTCATCATGATCGGCTTCTACCTGACCTGCGCGCTCTTCGTCGTGGTCGTCCTCGGCCTGCTGCTGCGCCTGGTCGCCGGGGTGAACGTGTTCGCCCTGCTGCGCTACCTCGGGCGCGAGTTCCTGCTGATCCTCTCCACTTCCTCCTCGGAGAGCGCGCTGCCGCGACTGATCGCCAAGATGGAGCACCTCGGGGTCAGCCGCCCGGTCGTCGGCATCACCGTGCCGACCGGCTACAGCTTCAACCTGGACGGCACCGCGATCTACCTGACGATGGCCTCGATCTTCATCTCGGAGGCGATGGACAAGCCGATGTCGATCGGCCAGCAGCTCTCGCTGCTGCTCTTCATGGTGATCGCCAGCAAGGGCGCGGCCGGCGTCACCGGCGCGGGCCTGGCCACCCTGGCCGGCGGCCTGCAGTCGCACAAGCCGGAGCTGGTGGACGGCGTCGGGCTGATCGTCGGCATCGACCGCTTCATGTCCGAGGCCCGGGCGCTGACCAACTTCGCCGGGAACGCCGTCGCCACCGTGCTGATCGGCCACTGGACCAAGGAGATCGACCACGACCGGGCCCGGGAGGTGCTGGCCGGCCGGCTGCCCTTCGACGAGCAGACGCTGGTCGACAGCCACGCCGCCGACCCCCAGGCCCAGGTGCCCGTCCAGGGCAGCGCCCCCGGCCAGGAGAAGCTCACGGCCTGA
- a CDS encoding RNA ligase (ATP), protein MSTLKVTAERLTILEHPNADALELAQVGLYRAVVAKGAYRTGELALYIPEQAVLPAELIEELGLTGRLAGSRADRVRAVRLRGELSQGIVCRPAALAGADLAAAAERGEDFAEALGIVKWVPPIPTSMSGEVEHAPDLLPWVDIENLKRFPDVFEPGEPVVLTEKLHGSCCLVTYHAATGQVQVSSKGIGAQGLALKEDERNLYWRAVRAHGVPAVAARIAERLGAERVGVFGEVFGAGVQDLTYGESGRAELPGYAAFDVSALVDGQLRWLNASELLAGELPLVPELWRGPYDAATVLELAEGRETVSGRELHLREGVVVRPVTERWSPLLGSRAIAKVVSGAYLTRKGGTEYE, encoded by the coding sequence ATGTCCACACTGAAGGTGACCGCTGAGCGGCTCACCATCCTCGAGCACCCGAACGCCGACGCCCTGGAGCTGGCGCAGGTCGGCCTGTACCGGGCGGTCGTCGCCAAGGGCGCCTACCGCACCGGCGAGTTGGCCCTCTACATACCCGAGCAGGCCGTCCTTCCCGCCGAGTTGATCGAGGAGCTGGGGCTGACCGGCCGGCTGGCCGGCTCGCGGGCCGACCGGGTGCGCGCGGTACGCCTGCGCGGCGAGCTCTCCCAGGGCATCGTCTGCCGGCCCGCCGCGCTGGCCGGGGCCGACCTGGCGGCCGCCGCCGAGCGGGGCGAGGACTTCGCCGAGGCCCTGGGCATCGTCAAGTGGGTGCCGCCGATCCCGACCTCGATGAGCGGTGAGGTCGAGCACGCGCCCGATCTGCTGCCCTGGGTCGACATCGAGAACCTCAAGCGGTTCCCGGACGTCTTCGAGCCGGGCGAGCCGGTCGTGCTGACCGAGAAGCTGCACGGCAGCTGCTGTCTGGTCACGTACCACGCCGCCACGGGGCAGGTGCAGGTCTCCTCGAAGGGGATCGGCGCACAGGGGCTGGCGCTCAAGGAGGACGAGCGGAACCTCTACTGGCGGGCGGTCCGGGCGCACGGCGTCCCGGCGGTCGCGGCCCGGATCGCGGAGCGGCTCGGGGCCGAGCGGGTCGGCGTCTTCGGCGAGGTCTTCGGCGCGGGCGTGCAGGACCTGACCTACGGCGAGTCCGGCCGGGCCGAGCTGCCCGGCTACGCGGCCTTCGACGTCTCGGCGCTGGTGGACGGGCAGCTGCGCTGGCTGAACGCCTCCGAACTGCTGGCCGGGGAGCTCCCGCTGGTACCCGAACTGTGGCGCGGCCCGTACGACGCGGCAACCGTGCTGGAGCTGGCCGAGGGCCGCGAGACGGTCTCCGGACGTGAGCTGCACCTGCGCGAGGGCGTGGTGGTCCGCCCGGTCACCGAGCGCTGGAGCCCGCTGCTGGGCAGCCGGGCGATCGCCAAGGTGGTCAGCGGCGCCTACCTGACCCGCAAGGGCGGCACCGAGTACGAGTGA
- a CDS encoding ABC transporter substrate-binding protein, whose amino-acid sequence MSRTLISACPPAPSRPLLAPSRALAALGVGGLLLSGCGSDPVPAEGSGADLRGKLPASIRAAGVLRIGSYLNYVPVDFKTPDGRPAGLDPDLADALAGYLGLRAEFVDMPFDQLTPAVQTKQVDLAMSAVIDTRQRQTGTDDEGRQVDPGVDFVDYFMSGTSIVVKAGNPAGVNTLDSLCGHTVAVQRGTLQDAIMGRQTVACAKLAKPLQLHSLTNDDQALTEVGNGTAVAGLNDYPVAVYNTTAPERGGRFQLTSGHFVQSGPYGITLGKENTRLRDVLARTLDQLLRNGTYDKVLTKWNIGPGAVSSAIVNGGL is encoded by the coding sequence ATGTCCCGTACCCTCATCTCCGCGTGCCCTCCCGCACCTTCGAGACCCCTCCTCGCGCCCTCCCGGGCGCTGGCCGCCCTGGGCGTCGGCGGCCTGTTGCTCTCCGGTTGCGGCAGCGACCCCGTCCCGGCCGAAGGCTCCGGTGCGGACCTCCGCGGCAAGCTCCCGGCGTCGATCAGGGCGGCCGGCGTCCTGAGGATCGGCTCGTACCTGAACTACGTGCCGGTCGACTTCAAGACCCCGGACGGCCGTCCGGCAGGTCTCGACCCGGATCTCGCCGACGCCCTCGCGGGCTACCTCGGCCTGCGGGCCGAGTTCGTCGACATGCCCTTCGACCAGCTCACCCCGGCGGTCCAGACGAAGCAGGTCGACCTGGCCATGTCGGCGGTCATCGACACCCGCCAGCGGCAGACCGGCACCGACGACGAAGGTCGGCAGGTCGACCCCGGGGTCGACTTCGTCGACTACTTCATGAGCGGCACCTCGATCGTGGTGAAGGCGGGCAACCCGGCCGGTGTCAACACGCTGGACAGCCTCTGCGGTCACACCGTCGCGGTGCAGCGCGGCACCCTCCAGGACGCGATCATGGGGCGGCAGACGGTGGCCTGCGCCAAGCTGGCCAAGCCGCTGCAGCTCCACTCGCTGACCAACGACGACCAGGCGCTCACCGAGGTCGGCAACGGCACGGCGGTGGCGGGCCTGAACGACTACCCGGTGGCGGTGTACAACACCACGGCTCCCGAGCGCGGCGGCAGGTTCCAGCTGACCAGCGGGCACTTCGTGCAGTCCGGCCCGTACGGGATCACGCTGGGCAAGGAGAACACGCGGCTGCGGGACGTGCTGGCCAGGACGCTGGACCAGTTGCTCCGCAACGGGACCTACGACAAGGTCCTGACCAAGTGGAACATCGGGCCGGGCGCGGTCTCCAGCGCGATCGTCAACGGCGGGCTCTGA
- a CDS encoding ABC transporter permease: protein MSTRTTSQSVPVGADGPSPGRPRRRRAAPRLPVTLLLPALLGLAFLVLPLVGLLVRAPWSALPQQLTSPEVWEALRLSLFCATAATGVSLVLGVPLAWLLARTEFPGRRLVRALVTLPLVLPPVVGGVALLLVLGRRGIVGRWLDSAFGITLPFHTSGVVLAEAFVAMPFLVISVEGALRAADPRYEEAAATLGASRLTAFRRVTLPLIAPGIGAGAVLAWARALGEFGATITFAGNFPGKTQTMPLAVYLAMERDPEAAIALSLVLLLVSVAVLVGLRDRWMSTP, encoded by the coding sequence GTGAGCACCCGCACCACCTCGCAGTCGGTCCCCGTCGGCGCGGACGGCCCCTCCCCGGGCCGCCCGCGCCGGCGGCGCGCCGCCCCGCGACTGCCCGTCACCCTGCTGCTGCCCGCCCTGCTCGGCCTCGCCTTCCTGGTGCTGCCGCTGGTCGGACTGCTGGTACGGGCGCCGTGGAGCGCGCTGCCCCAGCAGCTCACCAGCCCCGAGGTGTGGGAGGCGCTGCGGCTCTCGCTGTTCTGCGCGACGGCGGCCACCGGGGTGTCGTTGGTGCTCGGCGTCCCGCTCGCCTGGCTGCTCGCCCGCACCGAGTTCCCGGGCCGCCGGCTGGTCCGGGCGCTGGTGACGCTGCCGCTGGTGCTGCCGCCGGTGGTCGGCGGCGTGGCGCTGCTGCTGGTGCTCGGCCGCCGGGGCATCGTCGGCCGCTGGCTGGACTCCGCCTTCGGCATCACCCTGCCGTTCCACACCTCCGGGGTGGTGCTCGCCGAGGCCTTCGTCGCGATGCCGTTCCTGGTGATCAGCGTCGAGGGCGCGCTGCGCGCCGCCGACCCGCGCTACGAGGAGGCCGCCGCCACCCTGGGCGCCTCCCGGCTGACGGCCTTCCGCCGGGTCACCCTGCCGCTGATCGCGCCCGGCATCGGCGCGGGCGCCGTGCTGGCCTGGGCCCGGGCGCTCGGCGAGTTCGGCGCGACGATCACCTTCGCGGGCAACTTCCCCGGCAAGACCCAGACCATGCCGCTCGCGGTGTACCTGGCGATGGAACGCGATCCGGAGGCCGCGATCGCGCTGAGCCTGGTGCTGCTGCTGGTCTCGGTCGCGGTGCTGGTCGGCCTGCGGGACCGCTGGATGTCCACCCCATGA
- a CDS encoding roadblock/LC7 domain-containing protein — MIGTTHQAGGLNWLLDELVSRVPQVRYAVMLSGDGLAMGTSAGLGREDGEHLAAVASGLHSLAKGAGRHFEAGEVRQTMVELEHGFLFVAVAGESSCLAVFSGAEADLGLVAYEMARLVRRVGEHLYASPRGAVRE; from the coding sequence ATGATCGGCACCACCCACCAGGCGGGCGGCCTGAACTGGCTGCTCGACGAGCTGGTCTCGCGGGTCCCGCAGGTCAGGTACGCCGTGATGCTGTCCGGCGACGGCCTGGCGATGGGCACCTCGGCCGGGCTGGGCCGGGAGGACGGCGAGCATCTCGCCGCCGTGGCCTCCGGCCTGCACAGCCTGGCCAAGGGCGCCGGCCGCCACTTCGAGGCCGGCGAGGTCCGGCAGACCATGGTCGAGCTGGAGCACGGCTTCCTGTTCGTGGCGGTCGCCGGTGAGAGCAGCTGCCTGGCCGTCTTCTCCGGCGCCGAGGCCGACCTCGGTCTGGTGGCGTACGAGATGGCCCGGCTGGTCCGCCGGGTCGGCGAGCACCTGTACGCGTCGCCGCGCGGCGCGGTCCGGGAGTGA
- a CDS encoding ATP/GTP-binding protein: MDSVRCEPAGPGHPDSPVLALKILVAGGFGVGKTTLVGSVSEIRPLRTEERLTEAGRGVDDTGGVEQKSTTTVAMDFGRITIREGLSVYLFGTPGQDRFWFLWDELAQGALGAVVLADTRRLTDCFPAVDFFEHRGIPFVVAVNRFAGTREHTPEEVSRALDLDPDTPVVICDARTRSSGKRVLIDLVEHAGKVHAARLLADVAPGA, translated from the coding sequence ATGGACTCCGTGCGCTGTGAACCGGCCGGCCCCGGCCACCCCGACTCCCCGGTGCTGGCCCTGAAGATCCTGGTGGCCGGCGGCTTCGGGGTCGGCAAGACCACCCTGGTCGGCTCGGTCAGCGAGATCCGCCCGCTGCGCACCGAGGAGCGGCTCACCGAGGCCGGGCGGGGCGTCGACGACACCGGCGGGGTGGAGCAGAAGTCCACCACCACGGTGGCGATGGACTTCGGTCGGATCACCATCCGCGAGGGCCTGTCCGTCTACCTCTTCGGCACGCCCGGGCAGGACCGGTTCTGGTTCCTCTGGGACGAGCTGGCGCAGGGCGCGCTCGGCGCGGTCGTGCTGGCCGACACCCGGCGGCTGACCGACTGCTTCCCGGCGGTGGACTTCTTCGAGCACCGCGGCATCCCGTTCGTGGTGGCGGTCAACCGCTTCGCCGGCACCCGGGAGCACACCCCCGAGGAGGTCTCCCGGGCCCTCGACCTGGACCCGGACACCCCGGTGGTGATCTGCGACGCGCGGACCCGCAGCTCCGGCAAGCGGGTCCTGATCGACCTGGTCGAGCACGCCGGCAAGGTGCACGCGGCCAGGCTGCTGGCGGACGTCGCCCCGGGGGCCTGA
- a CDS encoding nitrate- and nitrite sensing domain-containing protein — MRVRRGSSRSASAPAPGAARGPARPPAAGTRRGAHAGPPAEEFLPEDGHPGPRRTGLARLRPRTVRARILALLMVPVISVLALWSFASVTTAQSVWDRTRLLEVRTGLLTPLSEAVAGLQAERAAAGRLLAAPGATRESVLREAAAGTDAAAARLTFGPAYNRADALGLGTEAATRLDALGASVAGLPDLRTRVLARTVGWTEAYAAYGSAVDQAFEVAGAVSRLQQDGADASDARVLLDLARSRELLAREDALLRAGQSAGTLPEDQLREFSGAVFARRQFERGPVADLRPADRAALLAVLAGPDSKDLTGYEEKVRGAPDGRAAVAAVDPDRWSVAADGVARALRTVDGDADRAAGERLDPYAFGLFGSSGLAVLLGLVAVIASLLISVQIGRGLVTELVGLRNSALELAGRGLPATMRRLRAGEEIDIATEAPLPPHGSDEIGQVHGALGSVRRAAVTAAVERAEVLSGVSGVFVNLARRSQVLVHRQLTLLDAMERRTDDPAELDDLFRLDHLTTRMRRHAEGLIILSGAVPGRAWRRPVPLLDVVRAAVAEVEEYARVEVHRLPFAALAGPAVADLTHLVAELVENATGFSPPHTKVHVRGERVGNGYALEIEDRGLGMGAEALADANRRIAAAEQSDLFDSDRLGLFVVSRLARRQNVRVSLRPSAYGGTTAVVLLPTALLEERAEDGLPAHRPATGGHPAHDRTRRRDPAPGHAPEPAGGHAPGGRTPGGARPGRPAPLRPFGALGDDPGMLRPSPFRADGARAEVPPPAAPAAAGPAAPAALHRAGPAQPDRRRPAPAVPPGSPPAARPPADGAVRPPAPTPSSGPEPEDGDELPRRVRQASLAPQLREAPARPRRAAAGRAGAAGSSGRNPEEARAAMSALQQGWARGRGPERPATPDRPSPRGEIR, encoded by the coding sequence ATGCGAGTACGCCGCGGATCGTCCCGCAGCGCCTCGGCACCCGCGCCGGGCGCCGCGCGCGGCCCCGCCCGGCCGCCTGCCGCCGGTACCCGACGCGGCGCCCACGCCGGCCCGCCCGCCGAGGAGTTCCTCCCCGAGGACGGTCACCCCGGCCCGCGGCGCACCGGCCTCGCCCGGCTGCGGCCCCGTACCGTCCGCGCCCGGATCCTCGCCCTGCTGATGGTCCCGGTGATCTCGGTGCTGGCCCTCTGGTCCTTCGCCAGCGTGACCACCGCACAGAGCGTCTGGGACCGGACCAGGCTCCTGGAGGTCAGGACCGGCCTGCTCACCCCGCTCTCGGAGGCCGTCGCCGGCCTGCAGGCCGAGCGGGCGGCGGCCGGCCGGCTGCTGGCGGCCCCGGGCGCCACCCGGGAGAGCGTCCTGCGCGAGGCCGCCGCCGGCACCGACGCGGCCGCCGCCCGCCTCACCTTCGGCCCCGCGTACAACCGGGCCGACGCCCTGGGACTGGGCACCGAGGCCGCCACCCGGCTGGACGCGCTCGGCGCCTCGGTCGCGGGCCTGCCCGACCTGCGGACCAGGGTGCTGGCCCGCACCGTGGGCTGGACCGAGGCGTACGCCGCGTACGGCTCCGCCGTCGACCAGGCCTTCGAGGTGGCCGGCGCGGTGTCCCGGCTGCAGCAGGACGGCGCGGACGCCTCCGACGCCCGGGTGCTGCTCGACCTCGCCCGCTCGCGCGAACTGCTCGCCCGCGAGGACGCCCTGCTGCGGGCCGGCCAGAGCGCCGGCACGCTGCCGGAGGACCAGCTGCGCGAGTTCTCCGGAGCGGTCTTCGCCCGGCGCCAGTTCGAGCGCGGTCCGGTCGCCGACCTGCGCCCCGCCGACCGGGCCGCCCTGCTCGCCGTCCTCGCCGGGCCCGACTCCAAGGACCTCACCGGGTACGAGGAGAAGGTCCGCGGCGCGCCCGACGGCCGCGCCGCCGTCGCCGCCGTCGACCCGGACCGCTGGTCGGTGGCCGCCGACGGCGTCGCCCGCGCCCTGCGGACGGTCGACGGCGACGCGGACCGCGCGGCCGGTGAGCGCCTCGACCCGTACGCCTTCGGCCTGTTCGGCTCGTCCGGTCTCGCGGTGCTGCTCGGGCTGGTCGCGGTGATCGCCTCGCTGCTGATCTCCGTGCAGATCGGGCGCGGCCTGGTCACCGAGCTGGTCGGGCTGCGCAACTCGGCCCTGGAGCTGGCCGGGCGCGGGCTGCCCGCCACCATGCGACGGCTGCGGGCCGGCGAGGAGATCGACATCGCGACGGAGGCACCGCTGCCGCCGCACGGCAGCGACGAGATCGGGCAGGTGCACGGCGCGCTGGGCAGCGTCCGGCGCGCCGCCGTCACCGCCGCCGTCGAACGGGCCGAGGTGCTCTCCGGCGTCTCCGGCGTCTTCGTGAACCTGGCCCGCCGCAGCCAGGTGCTGGTGCACCGCCAGCTGACCCTGCTGGACGCGATGGAGCGCCGCACCGACGACCCGGCCGAACTCGACGACCTGTTCCGCCTCGACCACCTCACCACCCGGATGCGCCGGCACGCCGAGGGCCTGATCATCCTCTCCGGCGCCGTCCCCGGCCGCGCCTGGCGCCGGCCCGTACCGCTGCTGGACGTCGTCCGGGCGGCCGTCGCCGAGGTGGAGGAGTACGCCCGGGTCGAGGTGCACCGGCTGCCGTTCGCGGCCCTCGCCGGCCCGGCCGTCGCGGACCTCACCCACCTGGTCGCCGAACTCGTCGAGAACGCCACCGGCTTCTCCCCGCCGCACACCAAGGTGCACGTCCGGGGCGAGCGGGTCGGCAACGGCTACGCGCTGGAGATCGAGGACCGCGGCCTGGGGATGGGCGCCGAGGCGCTGGCGGACGCCAATCGGCGGATCGCCGCCGCCGAGCAGTCCGACCTCTTCGACAGCGACCGGCTCGGGCTCTTCGTGGTCAGCCGGCTGGCCAGGCGCCAGAACGTCCGGGTCTCGCTCCGCCCGTCCGCCTACGGCGGCACCACCGCCGTGGTGCTGCTGCCGACCGCCCTGCTGGAGGAGCGGGCCGAGGACGGCCTCCCGGCCCACCGCCCCGCGACCGGTGGGCACCCCGCCCATGACCGCACCCGGCGCCGCGATCCCGCCCCCGGGCACGCCCCCGAGCCGGCCGGCGGCCATGCCCCCGGCGGCCGTACCCCCGGCGGGGCGCGGCCGGGCCGACCGGCGCCGCTGCGGCCCTTCGGCGCCCTGGGCGACGACCCGGGCATGCTGCGCCCGAGCCCGTTCCGGGCCGACGGCGCCCGCGCGGAGGTCCCGCCGCCCGCCGCGCCCGCCGCGGCGGGACCGGCCGCCCCCGCCGCCCTCCACCGGGCCGGGCCCGCGCAGCCCGACCGCCGACGGCCCGCGCCCGCCGTACCGCCAGGCTCTCCGCCGGCCGCCCGGCCGCCCGCCGACGGGGCCGTCCGCCCGCCCGCCCCAACCCCGTCCTCGGGCCCCGAGCCCGAGGACGGGGACGAGTTGCCCCGCCGGGTCCGGCAGGCCAGCCTCGCCCCCCAGCTGCGCGAGGCCCCCGCCCGGCCGCGCCGGGCCGCCGCGGGCCGGGCCGGCGCCGCCGGGAGCTCCGGCCGCAACCCGGAGGAGGCGCGGGCCGCGATGTCCGCCCTCCAGCAGGGCTGGGCCCGCGGTCGCGGGCCGGAGCGCCCCGCCACCCCCGACCGTCCGTCACCCCGAGGAGAGATCCGATGA